The nucleotide sequence CTTCTTGGTCGCTTCGTCAAACACCCGTACATCCAAGAGCTTCGAATCTTGAAGGCCGCCGAGAATGTATTCGAAGACGCCGCGACGGTTCTTGACGTACGGGTCGCCATAAAGCCGCTGGACCTCGGCGGAAACTTTGGCCGGATCATAGGACTTGGAATGGTATTGCTCGTAGAGCCGTCCCCACTCCAGTCCCCGCATTTCGCTCTCAACATCCCTGAACACGCTCGACACCCAGTCGATTACGCTGTTGAAATAAGTCTTCAGCTGATTGATATTGTTGTTGTTGCGATGCTGGCTCATGTAGCTGCCGATGTCGCCCTTGCTCACCCAGTCCAGCGCCCGCTCCAAGAACTCCTGCCGGTTTGCGCTGCCCCTGACGTAGGCGCTCCATTTCTGGATGTTCGCGTTCTGGCTGTTGCTGAACTCGGCCTTCGCGAGCGTCACAAACGGGCCGGAGTAGATGGCGTTCAGCAACTCCTGGTCGTTGAGCGGCACACCTGCGATGTTGATCGTCTCGAACCACTTCTTGATCTCGGTCTCCGTGCCCTCGCACTCGTAGATCAGCAAATTCGAGTTCCTAATCAGGGCCTGCTGGTCGGCGGGCAGGCTGTCGAAGTTCTTCGGATTGCCGTCGTCCATGATCGCGAACTTGTTTGTGATGAACCGCCCTATGCTGGTGATCCGCTGCTGGCCGTCTAAAACCTCGAACTTATCCTTCGAGACTTTGTTGAAATAGATCAGGCCCAGCGGATACCCCTTGAGCAGCGAATGGATGACCGCTTGCTCTTTCTTGCCTCCACCATCCGCATAGATGTAATTGCGCTGGTACTCCGGCTGAATGGTGAGCTTTCCGCCTAGCCCGAACAGACCCTTGCCCTCCAGTTGGTTGTACACAAACCCATCGCATATGTCGGCAACGGTGATGTCGGTTTTCAGCTTAGTATTCACTTATTCCACCCTCTTGCAGGCTGGGTAATGCGGCGGTGGCGGATGAGGACTCGCTTGAAAACCTTGACGCCGTTCACTACCCCGGAAGCGTTGAGGTCGTAAACGCCCGGCTTGCCGAATCGCTTCCGATACGTGTCCCGGCACTCCGAGGAGGTGTACACCCGAGTCCTACAGGCATTGTCTGGGTCGTTGGATTCCGTAGTGCCCACAATTTCGAACTGGTCCGGGTTGTACTTGTCAAGGAAGGTAATAGGTACGCCCATAGCGCCGTCGTAGTCGCTGGGAATCGCGTCGGTGAACGGCACTTCGATGGCATCGTAGTTGTCGTATCTGTCGTAGGCCTCCTTGCCCTTGATCTCCTTGTGCTTGCTGAACTTCAAATTGTCCGCCATGGTCATAAGGGGTAGCTCTTGGTGGCGGCGTCCGTGGTCGAGGTTTGTGAACCAAACCGAAGTAGACCGGCCCATTACCTTGCCGTTGACGATTCTGTAATTGCTCCCCTTCTTGCCGGACTCAAGCATGGCCTTTGCTACTTTGGGTGGAACGTCGAAAAGCATATCAGTCCCCATTGGAGTGACCCCCATCCACAGTTTGTTGTCCTTGATGAGCGGGAAGATTTCCTTGTACGTGATGGCGTTCTTGTTCCCGATAATCAGGAACTTCTTCCCGTGTTCCACGAGCTGGGCGACGTACTCACGGAAGAGAGAGAAAGGCGGGTTGGTGACCACGATGTCCGCCTGTTTGAGCAACTCAACGCACTCCGCGCTACGGAAGTCTCCGCCTTCCGCGAGGCGTGTGCGGGTGTGGGGGTTCTGCTTAAGGAAGAGTTTGACATCTTCAATGCCGGTAGCGCCATCCCCGTTGACATCCACCACTTCCCCGATCTCGACGGCAATCGCCTTGGGCTTTTGGCGCTTGCCATTGCCCTCGTCGTACTCACCGAACGTGAGTTGTGCGCCGGCGATGGTGGAGCCGTCGTAGCTGGTGGTGACGAGCTTTTTGAGGCCGAGCTTGTTGAAATTGGCGGCGAAGTACTTGAAGAAGTTGCTCTCGAAGGGGTCGTCGCAGTTGCAGTAGACGACCTTGCCACGGAAGGTGTCGGGGTCGAATTCCAAGTATGCCTCGACCTCTTTCTGGATATCGACGTACTGGGTGTAGAACTCGTCCTGCTTGGCCGCCTTGGCGGCGCCGAGTCCTCGGTTCAGTGACTTGTTTTGCATGTTATTCCGCGATTGTCGCCGTAGAAAAGACGGCCGCCCATGCGCGCTCTCCGGTTTGGTTGCCGGAGAACTGTATCAAAGGCGGTTCGCGCAAGCAACCGGACGCCTACTTCGTTCCTGCCTTTGGGTTTAGCGTCCGCCGCCGCGCCTTCTTTTTCTTCCGTTTCTTCTTCGGCCGATAGGCGTTTCTTTTTTTTAAAGAGCCGACACCCTCCCGTAACACTATAAATATAGGCCTAAATACCCTGAGCGTCAAGGCGATATGCCATTTCATTTTGCGTGACCCGGTAGCCCAGGGAGTCGTAAAGTGCGGCGGCTCCGCGGTTGGAGGCGCCGACCTGCAGGGAGCTGCCGGCGAATCCGGCCGAGGCGTAAGCGGTGAGGGCGTGCGCGATGAGCAACCGGCCCAGCCCCCTGCCCTGTTGGTTGGGGCTGACGGCGAGGCTGACCACGAAGCCGAGCGGCGCGGATTCCTTGCTCTCCTCCACCGTGGAGACGACGAAGCCGGTCATCAGCCGGTCCCGCCGCCGGGCCACCAGGTTTCCCGGCGGGAAGGGCCTGCCGAATTTCCCCTCCAGGCAGCCCTCGAGCATCGTCTCCGACTCGAAAGGGTCGGCCAGGGCGGGGTGGACGAGGGCATCGGGCGAGTTGTGGAAGGCCGCGGCCTGGATCAGGGCCAGCGCCCGCAGGTCCTCGGGACGCATACGGCGGACGGAGTGCCCCTCGACGGTCGGCGGTCGGGATAGGCCCGCGTCGCGGAAGAGCAGCACCCTTTTCTCCCGGGGGACCAGATGCCAGCCGGCGCGCTGCATGGCCGGGCCGAGGTCGCCTTGCGGCGGGCTGAGGGTCGCCCCCGAGGCCAGAACGAGGCTTTCCCCCCGCACCAGCCGGTCTAAAAGCCGAATGCCGCCCTCGGCGTTGTTGTGGCGCCCGGCGAGGTACAAAAGGGACACCCGGAGGCCGTCGCTTTCCCGGGTTCCGCAGGCGAAGCCGACGGTTTCCATGCCGTCGAGCGCCAGGGACCAGCGCCGGTTCCCGGGTTCGTTCCAGGCGTCCGTAAGTTTCCGCCGGAGCCCCTCGAAGGCGCGCCCAAGCCGCGCGCCGAAGTAGCGCTCCGCCGAATCGAACAGCCCGTCCGGCGGGGGGCCGGAGTAGAGCTCTCTGGGAACGAAAACCAGCATGGTGTGGCGGTATTATACCCCGAGACGCGTTTTTCCCGTCAGCCCGTTCCGTCGTCCGCGATAACGAAAGCCGAGGAACGCGCCCTCGGCTCACGACGTCGGGGTCTTGAAAGCGGACGGCCTAGCGAATCCCGGCCAGCCTGGCCGAAAGCGTGTTCACGTGGCCGATTTCCTCCCCGATGATCCAGTCTATCTTGTCCCGGCCCCA is from bacterium and encodes:
- a CDS encoding N-acetyltransferase — its product is MLVFVPRELYSGPPPDGLFDSAERYFGARLGRAFEGLRRKLTDAWNEPGNRRWSLALDGMETVGFACGTRESDGLRVSLLYLAGRHNNAEGGIRLLDRLVRGESLVLASGATLSPPQGDLGPAMQRAGWHLVPREKRVLLFRDAGLSRPPTVEGHSVRRMRPEDLRALALIQAAAFHNSPDALVHPALADPFESETMLEGCLEGKFGRPFPPGNLVARRRDRLMTGFVVSTVEESKESAPLGFVVSLAVSPNQQGRGLGRLLIAHALTAYASAGFAGSSLQVGASNRGAAALYDSLGYRVTQNEMAYRLDAQGI
- a CDS encoding adenine-specific methyltransferase EcoRI family protein gives rise to the protein MQNKSLNRGLGAAKAAKQDEFYTQYVDIQKEVEAYLEFDPDTFRGKVVYCNCDDPFESNFFKYFAANFNKLGLKKLVTTSYDGSTIAGAQLTFGEYDEGNGKRQKPKAIAVEIGEVVDVNGDGATGIEDVKLFLKQNPHTRTRLAEGGDFRSAECVELLKQADIVVTNPPFSLFREYVAQLVEHGKKFLIIGNKNAITYKEIFPLIKDNKLWMGVTPMGTDMLFDVPPKVAKAMLESGKKGSNYRIVNGKVMGRSTSVWFTNLDHGRRHQELPLMTMADNLKFSKHKEIKGKEAYDRYDNYDAIEVPFTDAIPSDYDGAMGVPITFLDKYNPDQFEIVGTTESNDPDNACRTRVYTSSECRDTYRKRFGKPGVYDLNASGVVNGVKVFKRVLIRHRRITQPARGWNK
- a CDS encoding DUF262 domain-containing protein encodes the protein MNTKLKTDITVADICDGFVYNQLEGKGLFGLGGKLTIQPEYQRNYIYADGGGKKEQAVIHSLLKGYPLGLIYFNKVSKDKFEVLDGQQRITSIGRFITNKFAIMDDGNPKNFDSLPADQQALIRNSNLLIYECEGTETEIKKWFETINIAGVPLNDQELLNAIYSGPFVTLAKAEFSNSQNANIQKWSAYVRGSANRQEFLERALDWVSKGDIGSYMSQHRNNNNINQLKTYFNSVIDWVSSVFRDVESEMRGLEWGRLYEQYHSKSYDPAKVSAEVQRLYGDPYVKNRRGVFEYILGGLQDSKLLDVRVFDEATKK